The genomic DNA GGTTAGTCACAGGCTCACAGCCAAACCTAGTGTCAGAAAATTACTAAAAAGGGGTCTTCAAACCTAGTGTCAGTAAATCACTATCGCTAATCTAATCTAGTTCAGGTTTAATTGTAAAAACTAGCAGGAacagagaaagagagaaagaagggtACCGAAGAATTGAGTGAAGATTCGGGTGAAGAAGCATAGGTTACGAGAAGCATAGTACGACATTGCTAGAGGAAGAGGCTTCACTACACTGTCAATACAGAATACACAGTGAAGAAACTGTATTtgcataaaataattaagaaatcaAACCAAAggaattctaaaaaattaataatgaaatttgaCAATTTGGGTAGGAAACTTgttctaaaaaattaataatgaaatttgaCAATTTGGGTAGGAAACTTGTCATGATGCAATGAGAAATATTAGAAAGTAACAAGTTAAGAGGAAAAATTAGATCATTGTGATTCTTTTAATAGTTTTCAAAGTGATCCAGATTCACTAATAGATGATGTAAGGCAttgtttgataaattatatGGACCTTGTTTAATCTTGAGTATTTTGGATAACTAGTaggttatttcaaaataaccctGTTTGATGTAAGTTATTGAAACGTTGGTTATTTTGGGTACAAAGATATTAAAGAATATACTTAGTTTAGTTTTAAAGTGTATCTGTATCTAAAgagaaacataaatataaagtgttttcaaatggagGCAGGTTTTATTgcccattttttatatttgatccCATTCTActcaaattttgttttccaGTCAGCCTAAAATTAAACTTGTGATTCACTACACTTCTTTTACCAAACAGAAGTATGTGTTTCTCAAAACTTGAGATCATGTTCCAGTACAACTACCTTTCTTTGGCATTTCTAATTAGGATTGAGATACAACTCCAAATTTTCTGGAAAAAAACTAGTTTGTAAATGGGTTAGTTATCTCTATCCATGtaaaatatttctttcatttattttgttttgattattaaatttctTCCATCATCATAGTTGTTGTGTAGGCCGTAATAGAGCATCATCATAGTTGTTGTGTAGGCCGTAATAGAGGATAATCCTTGACTATAGAACCTAAGGAAAGTAAATATCAGGTTACAGAACCAAGAGTGTATCCATTACAAATTCCTTTCTTTGTTACTACCTAATGTCACAGATTTATGGAGTCATCAAATGACAAGGTTCTGTAATGAGGTTCTAACACATGATAAGGTCAAGCGAAAAGGTTTCACCTTGACTAGCTAATGTTGTTTGTGTGAACTTTCTGAAAAATCTATtcattatatgtttatattatttagtattttgatattttaaaattttaattagtaagaCAATAAATGTAACTAAAACACAATTCAAAAtccttaaaattatattaaaaaacattcatcaatcaatacaaaaataaaataaaaaatatctaaaagaaATGATATGAAATATGATTCTACCCGATCAACCCGAAACTGTCTTCAAAAATACCCACTAGGTCCACCACGGAAGTAACCGGAGTTCCTCCCCATAGCAGGATGAGGACCACCAAAAGTAGGTGGCTGAGGACCACGGTTGAAATTGAAGCCCCCATTGGAGCTACCTTCGCCACCATTATTATTAATGGAGCTAGTAGCCGCTAACAAGTGTAGCGGGTTGGAAGCCTCGGACATGTGTTGGGAAATCGTGGCCTTCACATGTTGGGAAAAACGTATATTTTATTCCctacttgattgaaaaacttagGAGCAAATAAAGTACAAGTAAAAgcggaaataaataacacaatgcacacacagaatttttacgtggaaaacctcctcaaaacaaggagtaaaaaccacgggactttACGTCCAGTTCAAGCTTCACTAAAAATCAGAGTTGGGAATACAATCAAGGTATAACAACTTTTAATACCGCAAAAAGATAAAAGTGCATACccaaaaagatacaactttttggtcctaaacaagtcaaataaaaacttaaattaggaAGAACATTTAAGCCCCAGAAAGAACTCCGTTTGAATCTCCGACGTGAGTTTGATGAACCTGCGTGACTGTAGGCGAAAGTCTGCTACAagaatttctctttcttcctctcttttaatttttgacttctgCTTCTTAATGACGGCTGCCGCTCTTTTTATACTAGAACAATTAGGTTATAACATAaccctttaaatattataatacccttaatgaattaaaagtgaacttGAACCCTATTGGGCTTTTttttcatagttgggagcccaaataaaacccaacaaactcccccTTCACAACTATGGGAAAGATGTTGTCAACCCGGcggttgaacaacaaaacttgAACTTGTTTAGTGGTAGTGCCTTAGTCATCATATCGACGCCATTATCGTCTGTATGCACCTTTTCTAAAATCAACAACTTTTCATCTAACGCATCCCGTATCCAATGttacctcacatcaatatgtttagaTCTAGAATGAAATGTTGAATTTTTCTCTAGATAAATAGCGCTTTGACTATCGCAGAGAAGCACATACCTTTCTTGCACAATATcaagttcaaataataacttCTTAACCCAAATCAGCTCCTTACAAGCTTCCGTAGCTGCAATAAGctcagcctccgcggttgacaATGCAACACACTTCTGTAGTCTCGATTGCCAAGAAATAGCTCCCCCtctaaaattaatcaaatagccTGAAGTGGATTTTCTTGAATCAGCATCACCTGCCATATCGGAGTCggtataaccaactaaatttGGATTCTCATTTCCAAGGCAaagtttcatacttgatgtgcCTCTAAGATATCTCAATATCCATTTCACCGCTTCCCAATGTTCTTTTCCCGGATTTGAAAGAAACCTGCTTACAGTACCAACAACATAAGCTAAATCTGGTCTCGTGCTAACCAtagcatacataagactaccaaccgCTGAACTATAGGGAACATTCTTCATATAttccttctcatcatcatttGAAGGACTATATTCggagctcaatttaaaatgagcCGCTAAAGGTGTGCCGACACTTTAGCATTCTCCATATTGAATCTTTGTAACACTTTCCTCAATATATTTTTCCTGAGACAACCATAACTTCTTCATCTTTCTGTCACGACTGATTCTAATTCTAAGAATCTGCTTTGCTTGTCCAAGATCCTTCATTGAAAAGGATTTCCCTAGGTCTTGTTTCAACTTATTAATTCTCGCAGCACTTTGACTAACaataagcatgtcatcaacataaagtaacagaataacaaaatcatcaggAGAGAATTTTTGCACAAACACACAATGATCGGAAGTAGTCTTTTTATATCCGTGCTGCTtcataaataactcaaacttcttgtaccattgtcgtGGAGCTTGCTTCAATCCATACAAACTCTTATTCAACTTGCAAACACAATTCTCTTTACCCTTGACCTCAAAACCATCAGGTTTatccatataaatctcttcatctaaatcaccgtGAAGAAAGGCCGTCTTCACGTCCATCTGTTCAACTTCCAAATCAAGACTAGCTGCCAAACTCAATATAGTTCTGATTGAAGTCATCTTAACAACAGGAGAGAAAATTTCGTCAAAGTCAATTCCCTTTCTTTGACTAAACCCTTTGACAACCAAACGAGCTTTGTATCGTGGAGCTGAAGTATGATCATCTTGCTTCAGTCTGTATACCCACCTGTTCTTCAAagctttctttccttttggtaaTTCTACCAACTCAAATGTATGATTATCATGtagagattgcatctcatctttcatagcatcaACCCATTTATGCTTGGATTCACTATCCATAGCTTCTTCATATGACTCTAGCTCTTCCCCATCGGTCACTAAAacatattcattaatagaatatttCGTAGAAGGTTATCTATCtcttgttgatcttctagatGGAATTGTAGATAATTCCTCTTGCTCGTTACTAATATTCTCCACTTGAACGTCATGTTCATCTTGAGAATCATCTTGTTGCAACTGATTTTCTGTTGAATTAGGTGATTCAGATAATTGAACTGGATCTGAATCTATCCAATCACTTTTTTCCTTCAACTCACTATTTTTAGCTTTATCAATGTTTTCAATAGTCTCATCTTCATAAAAGATGACATCACGACTTCTATCAAGCTTCTTTGCAACTGGATCGTATAATCTGTAACCAAATTCATCTTGGCCATAACCCAAGAAAATGCATTTTCGACTCTTTACATCCAACTTTGATCTTTCATCCTTTGGAATATGAATAGAGCACCTGCATCTAAATACTCGTAAATGATCATACGAAATATTTTTACGAGTCCATACCTTATTTGGAACTTCACCGTCCAAAGCAACTGTAggactcaaattaataacatgtactacAGTGAGTAATATTTCACCCCAAAACGTTTGAGATAACTTTGCTTCTGAAAGCAAACATCTGATCCTCTCAAcgattgttctgttcatcctttATGCAAGACCATTCAACTGAGGAGTCTTTGGAGGTGTTTTCTGATGTCTGATCCCTTGTTGTCTGCAATATGCATCAAATGGACCACAATATTCACCACCATTATCACTAcgaatgcacttgatcttcttcccggtctctctttcaacaagagCATGGAACTCTTTGAACTTGTCTAAAACCTCGTCTTTAGACTTTAAAACATATACCCAAAGCTTCCTggaatgatcatcaataaatgttacaaaataaagaGCACCACTAATAGTTCGTACCTTTAAAGGACCACAAACGTCTGAATGCACCAGCTCTAAGACTTTTGACTTTCTTGGAGGAAGATTATGCTTGAACGATACTCTAGTTTGTTTTCCAGCAACACAATGAGAACATTTCTCCAAATCGGTCTCACTCAAACCAGAAATAGAATTTTTCTTAACCAAAAGATTCAatcccttttcactaatgtgaccaagTCTTCTGTGCCATAATTTAAAAGCATCTTTACTCCGTACAACATTCACACTATCCTTGCATATCGAAGTttgcatcaaatataaattagaatatttctctCCTCGAGCTATAATCAAGTTACCTTTAGAAAGTTTCTATTTTCCAGAACTAAAACTACTCGtgaaaccatcatcatcaagttttCCAGTTGATATCAAATTCAGCCTAATATCTGGAGCATGTCGAACATCCTTAAGTAGTAATTTTGACCCATTACCAGAATCCAAGCAAACGTCACCAATACCAATAACCTTACTTAAGCCGTCATTACCCATCTTCAATACTCCAAAATCACCTGAAGTATAAGACGTAAAATAGTCTTTCCTTGGCGTAACATGCAAGGAAGCTCCAGTGTCTAACACCCAACTCGACTCATTACATACAAGGTTAATTGTATTCTCATCGTGGACAGTTACAAGATCATTTGAAGTCGCTATTGACACGCGATCTTCACCAGCatctttattttgattagatCCGCTCATTTCGCGTTTCAACTTAAAGCAGTCTTTCTTAATGTGCCCCCTTTTACCGCAATAATAACATTTAGTTGACTTGTACTTGGATTTGGACTTACTTCGACTCTTATGTCTCGCATTGTCTTTTCCACCCACGTTCATCTGTCTCCCCCTATTTTCAGTAACCAACACATTTGAATTTATCGAAGACCCTTGAGATTTTCTTCTTAATTCCTCATTCATGACGCCACCTTTGGCCATCTATAGAGTTACTGCACCATTAGCAACAGAATTACAAAGAGAAACCTTAAACGTTTCCCATGAATCGGGTAGAGTAGTCAATAACCAAAGTCCTTGAACATCATCTTCAAACTTCATTCCCATGCCTGACATCTGATCAAGAACACCTTGAAACTCATTTAAATGATCAGCCATAGAAGCACTATCATTATAtcttaaatgaattaatttctgaagcaagaataatttattacttcCAGTCTTTGAAGCATATAAATTTTCAACTTTATTCCATAAAGATTGTGCATTTGTCGCATGTTGGATGTGGTTGTAAACATTCTCTTCAACAAACTGACGAATAAAACCACATACCTGTTCATGCTCAAAATTCCATTCCTCATCAGATTTGGATGCAGGTTTCTCACTACCAAAAACGGGTAAGTGTAAAGCCTTAACAAATAACAAATCCTTCATCTTTCCTttccaaatttgataatttgaaccATTGAGCAAAATCATCCTACTTGTGTTTATCTCCATAATTCAATCAAGTCATAAACAGCTAaccaagctctgataccacttgttgggaaaaacgtATATTTTATTCCCTACTGATTGAAAAAACTTAGGAGCAAATAAAGCACAAGTAAAAgcggaaataaataacacaatgcacacacggaatttttacgtggaaaacctcctcaaaacaaggagtaaaaaccacgggactttACGTCCAGTTCAAGCTTCACTAAAAATCAGAGTTGGGAATACAATCAGGGTATAACAACCTTTAATACCGCAAAAAGATAAAAGGGCATACccaaaaagatacaactttttggtcccaaacaagtcaaataaaaacttaaattaggaAGAACCTTTAAGCCCCAGAAAGAACTCCGTTTGAATCTCCGACGTGAGTTTGATGAACCTGCTGACTGTAGGCGAAAGTCTGCTACAagaatttctctttcttcctctcttttaatttttgacttctgCTTCTTAATGACGGATGCCGCTCTTTTTATACTAGAGTAATTAGATTATAACATAatcctttaaatattataatacccttaatgaattaaaagtgaacttGAACCCTATTGGgcttttttttttcatagttGAGAGCCCAAATAAAACCCAACATCACattctcgagagaacacttgAGCTGCTAGAGTAGAGGATAGCTCATCTTCTCAATGGAACGTTCCCACCATCTTTGCTCCCTTCCAGCACGCAAGGCTTGGATAATTGCCTCCCCACGCTTTTTCTCTGTCTCCAACTGTTCCTGAGCCTCCATTAGTCGAGCATTCAGGTCCCGAATGTTAGTCTGCCTATGAGCCTCCACGAGCTGTTGAGTCTCGTGAGAAAGTCCCATCGAGGAGGAGGATGGACCATGAGTTCCCATAAATCGAGCAGCCAATTCCTCGACGCTCGGGTGACCAAACGAGAATACCTTCTTCCCCGGAGAGAAGACAATCATCAACATCTCAGCACCACATAGTGTGGTAAGTTCGCTGGATTCTTAAACAATCCAGTCCTTCTCTTGGAGAAGGTCACTTGAAGGTTACTCTCGTTCTGCATTTAGCCATGGTGATTCTTTGGCGTCCCTTGCTAGTCCTCACCATAGCTAGAgctagttaattaaaaattaatattgagagtttagatgaaatatgaaaagaggagATGTGTGTATGCGTGGATTAAAGAGGGcctatttatacaattaaattaaagattgGCGGGCTCCTATgccaatataaattttttaatctaGTGGATTTAAAATGCTCCACATGAACCAgctatttttaaaatctatgtATTAAAGTTTTTACTTTCTTTTgcatattttttcttatattgcAAAAGTTTTACCTATATTGTCTATTTTTATTACgaaaatcttaataatattttatttccatCACTTGTtcaagattaaataaatattaaagatgtTACTTAAAAAAGTTCATTTTCATTTAGTGTATAATTTGATGAATATGTATTATGTTTTTACTTTTACCCAGTTTTAAAAATTGAGAATTGGTAAACGATATAATGTAATGGTTCTATTTATTTTACCTCcgcattaatatttaaatgagataaatgtttatcattatcatgttaaatattaagaattacaagatattttttaaaaccagAACTACAAGATGTTTTTTTAGAGTATGCAATTAATTTAATAggtgtattaattatattataagatttaGATTGTGTTTAGTGCTCAAATTTCTAACTTATGTTGTGTAAAGATCTAAATTGTGAGGAGAGAATAGTCAATTgaaattatatagattaatttgttatttggtttaatatataagataaataatgaactatatttatattataatttgtatgtaataagaatataatatatgataaatattattttgtcattttaattaaaatgataatacaaactcttatattttttatttatttattattctcattttgttatttaattttttataacattttaaaaaaaattcattactatatatcattttagtattattatttttagtattcttaattataatattaaaaataattaaggagATTTTGATTTAGtcaaataaattgattaaatatatttcaataattaaaaggtgaatgtatttaatttttttatttgattataaaaaaagtaatataaaaaatttcaattaatgtatatatatattaaattgaaaattttaatttatatatatatatatattatacttctAATcagtataattattttattattatttaatgatattatcTAAAAAGTTTATTGCATGTATGCAAAGTACAACAATATttgcatatatttttttaatagtttttactttaattatgtTAGAGAATTGCAATATTCAAGTAATTGGAAAGAAATATAGACAAAGAAGCATGAGAAGGTAAAAGAAATGATAGGTAAAAATACGGATGCGACAAAAGATGATCCATATATACGTGCAACACAAATACGACAAAAGATGATCTATATATACATGCAACACAAATACGACAAAAGATATACAAGCACCGATACAACAAAACAATTATCCCAATATAAGCATATAATACaaatatgacaaaaaaataTCCTAATATACACATATAATATAGTTACGACAAACAATTATCCGAATATAGGCATATATCACAAATACGACAAAAGATAATCCAAATATACGCATATACAAACATTAATGAACATGATATTCTAGACTAagttcaaataaacaaatatgaacattAACCATCTCAAATATTCTTGAAGAACAACTGAACAAgagaattataatataatttgaccCTCCGCTAGATCTAATAGAGTCATTAGATGTGACTTTTCAATGGGGTGACCTATAATTGAATAATCCATTATAATatgttttcttaaaaattatacaattaattaattattcaaattattttataaatttaaatttagttaaaaaaaagtcTAAATTGTTTGAGTATcataaagtttatttatttttaaatgatcatgCAATATAAAGAAAGTtgttaaaaaaaagagtaatcCAACATCATTGGGGATTTGTTCGGCTTAGCTTCAATGAGTCCAACATCATTGCTGATGTCAAGAATGTATTTTCTTTGATTGAAAACAAACCTTTGGAGGTTTTGCCAATTTCAAGACCATTGAATTACTTGTTTCCTTCAActttttaataagaaatttagaattaatgaatgtttttgttttaaagatTTCATCAAGACTGTTACTAGCCACTAAAGCATCATCAACATAATCAATACCACAGTAATAGTAAAGTTCATTTGTTTGATGAACAAACAGTAATTAAATTATGAGATGATTAAACAAAACCAAAACTagtaagattatttgaaaatttggtATTCCATTGTCTATAAGTCTGCTTGAGGCCATAAAAACATCTTTTTAATTTGCAAACCTGATTTGGATGATCTTCAATATAACCATCTAGTTGTTGCATATAaatgtgttagataaaattagaccggttcacagaacttaacataaataaaccttctatgcaggaacaaggaaccggaccggtcaaacaaatgaaccggttaagaatattaaccggtcaagctattaaACCGACTAGgaacattcggaacatgaccgcacaaagaaaggatcggctagagctaaaaaccggaaacaccagacagccgatcagctacaaggcaaaggaataaccggaagctagccaagtacagacaattgtctaaccgacagttaccacatcgagtaaaagacaaacctagcaggttgtcttacacactggaagaacagactgccaagtctgtaaagttgaccgccaggtctgaacaattgaccgccaggtctgtaTCAATGAaccctctgctcagccaatcaaattcaaggaagtgaaatatgatcattggcatatttcacctataaaaggagcagctgaagaagagtaaacgtGGGACAAAAACGGGATACATTGGGACACAATGGACAAttaatctacaagtgataagagtgttctctctagaaaaagcctaagtgctaaagtcgaagtgtgtattttacaatttcggtgtaaattgtaagggtgttatcgagcagaaaataagtctcgatcggattgtatttgtattccttagtgaatatccttctcgtggtttcgagaggaaggggtgacgtaggagttttatctcataacatccataaaatctgtcttgttatttactttctactggttctacattctaaccgacctgtactaacctaccttCACCGCTCTAACTGACTctacactacctaaaccgaatcaccaggttacaaaaccgacccatcaatttctaaACTTGTCCTACTCAAAACCGGTTCTAcctatcatataagtgtgctgcttcaacctgaaacaaacctcttccgcgcttgaacctagttcaagggtttgtgacagtttgtgtagtattgaaaccccagtgttaatctctaaccgaattaatcaccacccctttgagtgagacgccctaaccggcccaaccccggtcctccagcggcgacctagatcctaacaattggtatcagagcagttagtttcaatactcagcaagcatgtctttcgataggccaccaatgctagaaggtgatgactttgccatcTGGAAGGCACatatgcacctacacttaatcaccttggatgatgaaatggagttcattttggccgaaggaccgataatcattgataggacaaaaaggaatggacagctgaagataggagaagaaataacctggataaccatgccagaaaccggatctccaatagtgtggacagaaacacgtactacaagatcagagattgcaaaccgcaaaggaaatatgggacacggttattcagattcactgaggaaatgaaagaa from Impatiens glandulifera chromosome 9, dImpGla2.1, whole genome shotgun sequence includes the following:
- the LOC124915769 gene encoding agamous-like MADS-box protein AGL62 — its product is MLMIVFSPGKKVFSFGHPSVEELAARFMGTHGPSSSSMGLSHETQQLVEAHRQTNIRDLNARLMEAQEQLETEKKRGEAIIQALRAGREQRWWERSIEKMSYPLL